In Alkalihalobacillus sp. FSL W8-0930, a single window of DNA contains:
- the ispE gene encoding 4-(cytidine 5'-diphospho)-2-C-methyl-D-erythritol kinase encodes MKCSVKAPAKINLSLDVLGKRADGYHEVEMIMTTVDLADRIDLTETTDRRITVEVSEGFVPSDHRNLAWQAGDLLQKRYKVNKGAHIYITKRIPVAAGLAGGSSDAAATLRGLNELWDLGLSLDELAKLGGEIGSDVPFCVYGGTAIASGRGEIIRHIDAPPPFWVILAKPPTGVSTADIYRGLKLDDVEHPDTRGMEAAIRNQDFDQICGLLHNVLESVTLDLYPEVQNIKKQMQKFGADGVLMSGSGPTVFGLVSKESRLNRIYNGLRGFCDDVHAVRLIRSSNTCLKPYKDDML; translated from the coding sequence GTGAAATGTTCAGTAAAAGCACCGGCAAAAATCAACCTCTCTCTTGATGTATTAGGAAAACGAGCAGACGGTTATCATGAAGTTGAAATGATTATGACAACGGTTGATTTAGCGGATCGGATTGATTTAACAGAAACGACGGACAGACGAATTACTGTTGAGGTTTCAGAAGGCTTTGTTCCAAGCGACCATCGCAATTTAGCATGGCAGGCTGGAGATTTGCTCCAAAAACGATACAAAGTGAACAAGGGTGCTCATATCTACATTACTAAGCGAATTCCTGTTGCGGCTGGGCTAGCAGGGGGAAGTAGTGATGCAGCTGCTACACTGCGTGGTTTAAACGAACTATGGGATCTCGGACTCTCTCTTGATGAATTAGCCAAGCTTGGTGGAGAAATCGGTTCAGACGTTCCTTTTTGTGTGTACGGAGGAACAGCCATTGCATCAGGTAGAGGAGAAATCATTCGACACATTGATGCACCTCCTCCATTTTGGGTTATTTTGGCGAAGCCTCCTACAGGTGTATCTACAGCAGATATTTATCGAGGCTTGAAGTTAGATGATGTAGAGCATCCGGATACAAGAGGTATGGAAGCGGCCATTCGGAATCAGGACTTTGATCAAATTTGCGGTTTACTACACAATGTTCTTGAATCGGTTACGCTAGACCTATACCCTGAGGTCCAAAACATTAAGAAGCAAATGCAAAAGTTTGGTGCTGATGGCGTCTTAATGAGTGGAAGTGGACCGACTGTTTTTGGTTTAGTTAGTAAGGAATCACGATTAAATCGAATATATAATGGATTAAGAGGATTTTGTGACGATGTCCACGCCGTTCGATTAATTCGTTCCAGTAATACTTGCTTAAAACCGTACAAAGATGATATGTTATAA
- the purR gene encoding pur operon repressor: protein MKKLKRSGRLVDMTYYLLQHPHEVISLSHFSERYHSAKSSISEDLVIVKEIFEEEGYGSLLTIPGASGGVTFIPKMNKQDTMELVDKLMEQLSDPERILPGGYLYMMDLLGNPRLMHEVGRLFASVLSDKQIDAVLTVATKGIPLAYAVGHYLDVPVRIVRRDLRVMEGSMVSINYVSGSSKRVQTMTLARRSLEPGARVFVIDDFMKAGGTLKGMVDLLAEFEADLVAVGVLTETVGVEERLIDDYISITRLNEMNLRDRTITIEPGNVLDKIDNETES from the coding sequence ATGAAAAAACTTAAACGAAGTGGTCGCCTTGTAGATATGACTTACTACTTACTACAGCACCCCCATGAGGTCATTTCTCTCTCTCACTTCTCAGAACGTTATCATTCGGCAAAGTCTTCCATTAGTGAAGACCTGGTGATTGTAAAGGAAATCTTTGAAGAAGAAGGGTACGGATCTTTACTTACGATTCCTGGGGCTAGTGGTGGCGTAACATTCATTCCTAAAATGAATAAGCAAGACACAATGGAGCTCGTGGACAAGCTAATGGAACAGCTGTCAGATCCAGAGCGTATCCTCCCGGGTGGCTACCTTTATATGATGGATTTACTTGGGAATCCACGACTCATGCATGAGGTTGGCCGGTTGTTTGCATCTGTTCTTTCAGATAAACAAATTGATGCGGTATTAACGGTTGCAACAAAAGGAATACCGCTTGCATATGCAGTTGGTCATTATTTAGATGTACCTGTACGGATTGTTCGCCGTGATCTTAGAGTCATGGAAGGCTCAATGGTAAGTATCAACTATGTCTCAGGCTCATCAAAGCGTGTGCAAACAATGACACTAGCTAGACGCAGCCTCGAACCAGGTGCAAGAGTCTTCGTGATTGATGATTTCATGAAAGCGGGCGGTACACTTAAAGGAATGGTCGATTTATTAGCGGAATTTGAGGCAGACCTTGTTGCGGTTGGCGTGTTAACTGAAACGGTAGGCGTTGAAGAACGACTCATCGACGATTATATTTCCATCACCCGTCTGAATGAAATGAACCTGCGAGACCGGACGATTACCATTGAACCCGGTAATGTCTTAGACAAAATAGACAATGAAACAGAATCATAA
- a CDS encoding RidA family protein, whose protein sequence is MKTVYTSLAPEAIGPYSQGVVVNNLFYSSGQIPLKPNGELLEGDVQEQTHQVFANLKAVLAEAGSSLDSVVKATVFIKNMDEFPLINEVYGSYFDTHKPARSCVEVARLPKDVLVEIEVIALVK, encoded by the coding sequence ATGAAAACCGTTTACACAAGTCTTGCTCCAGAAGCAATTGGCCCTTACTCTCAAGGAGTGGTCGTAAACAATTTGTTTTACAGCTCAGGACAGATCCCTCTTAAGCCAAATGGCGAGCTATTAGAAGGGGATGTCCAGGAACAAACACACCAGGTGTTTGCTAACCTGAAGGCAGTTCTTGCTGAAGCAGGTTCATCCTTAGATTCTGTTGTGAAGGCAACAGTGTTCATTAAGAATATGGATGAATTTCCTCTTATTAATGAAGTGTATGGTTCATACTTTGACACACACAAGCCTGCCCGCTCTTGCGTAGAAGTGGCACGGTTACCGAAGGATGTACTGGTCGAGATTGAAGTCATTGCATTAGTGAAATAG
- the spoVG gene encoding septation regulator SpoVG — protein sequence MEITDVRLRRVQTDGRMRAIASITMDFEFVVHDIRVIDGNNGLFVAMPSKRTPEGEFRDIAHPISSKTRDKIQDAVLKEFERAGAAEEVSYEEAGAS from the coding sequence ATGGAAATCACAGATGTCAGACTACGACGCGTACAGACGGATGGACGTATGCGAGCGATTGCTTCAATAACGATGGATTTTGAATTTGTTGTACACGATATTCGAGTTATTGATGGGAACAACGGTTTGTTTGTAGCTATGCCTAGTAAACGAACGCCTGAAGGTGAATTTAGAGACATTGCGCATCCAATATCTTCAAAAACACGTGATAAAATTCAGGATGCCGTCCTGAAGGAATTTGAACGAGCTGGAGCAGCTGAGGAAGTCTCTTATGAAGAGGCCGGTGCCTCTTAA
- the glmU gene encoding bifunctional UDP-N-acetylglucosamine diphosphorylase/glucosamine-1-phosphate N-acetyltransferase GlmU has product MTNRYAVILAAGQGTRMKSKLYKVLHPVCGKPMVQHVSDALNQVGFDETVIVVGHGADSVKAQLGEDFHYVLQAEQLGTGHAVLQADELLKDKKGITVVLAGDTPLLTGETIDALIKEHQAKQAKITVLTALAEDPTGYGRVIRGANGLVERVVEHKDANAEEQKVREINTSTYCFDNELLFQALKQVGNQNAQGEYYLPDVIEILQKQGEVIAAYQSPTFSETFGVNDRVALSEAESIMKNRINERWMRAGVTIIDPAQTYISSEATIGQDTVIYPGASIQGASVIGSECVIGANSEIKDSVIADFVEVKQSVIHDSKVESRVTIGPFAHIRPGSALGEDVRIGNFVEVKKSSLARGSKAAHLSYVGDAEVGQNVNLGCGTITVNYDGVNKHQTTIADGAFIGSNSNLVAPVHIGENALVAAGSTITEDVPHQALSIARARQVNKENYKKSN; this is encoded by the coding sequence ATGACGAATCGTTATGCGGTGATTTTAGCAGCGGGTCAAGGAACGCGAATGAAATCAAAGCTTTATAAAGTACTTCACCCAGTTTGTGGGAAACCTATGGTGCAGCACGTATCAGACGCGCTTAATCAAGTAGGGTTCGATGAAACGGTGATTGTAGTGGGCCATGGTGCAGATTCAGTGAAAGCACAGCTTGGGGAAGATTTTCATTATGTATTGCAAGCAGAGCAATTGGGAACCGGCCATGCCGTTTTGCAAGCAGATGAATTACTAAAGGACAAAAAAGGAATCACAGTTGTATTAGCTGGGGATACACCATTACTTACAGGTGAAACCATTGATGCGCTAATTAAGGAGCATCAAGCGAAACAGGCTAAGATTACAGTACTTACAGCCCTTGCTGAGGATCCAACAGGTTACGGCAGGGTCATTCGTGGTGCAAACGGACTCGTTGAACGAGTGGTTGAACATAAAGATGCAAATGCTGAAGAACAAAAGGTACGTGAAATTAATACGAGCACGTACTGCTTTGATAATGAGCTTCTGTTCCAAGCACTAAAACAGGTTGGAAATCAAAACGCGCAAGGGGAATATTATTTACCCGATGTGATTGAAATTCTGCAAAAGCAAGGAGAAGTGATTGCGGCTTATCAATCTCCTACGTTCTCTGAAACATTTGGAGTAAATGATCGTGTCGCTTTATCTGAGGCAGAATCAATTATGAAGAATCGTATTAATGAACGCTGGATGAGAGCTGGAGTGACCATTATTGACCCCGCACAAACATACATTTCATCTGAGGCAACAATCGGTCAAGATACTGTGATTTATCCAGGTGCATCCATTCAAGGAGCAAGTGTTATTGGTTCTGAATGTGTGATTGGGGCAAACAGTGAAATTAAAGACAGTGTGATCGCTGACTTTGTTGAGGTAAAACAATCCGTTATCCATGATAGTAAGGTAGAATCTCGTGTAACCATTGGACCTTTTGCTCATATTAGACCAGGATCTGCGCTTGGAGAAGACGTGAGAATTGGAAACTTTGTTGAAGTGAAGAAATCTTCACTTGCAAGAGGATCAAAGGCTGCTCACTTAAGTTATGTAGGCGATGCAGAGGTTGGTCAGAACGTGAATCTTGGCTGTGGTACAATAACAGTTAACTATGATGGAGTAAACAAACATCAAACAACCATTGCCGATGGTGCATTTATAGGCAGTAACTCGAATCTTGTTGCACCAGTACACATTGGTGAGAATGCACTTGTTGCAGCTGGTTCAACGATTACAGAAGATGTTCCACACCAGGCATTATCGATAGCTAGAGCAAGACAGGTTAATAAAGAAAATTATAAGAAATCAAATTGA
- a CDS encoding ribose-phosphate diphosphokinase: MAKYGDPSLKVFTLNSNKDLAQEITENIGVTLGKNSVMRFSDGEVQINIEESIRGCDIYLIQSTSAPANEHIMELLIMIDALKRASAKTINIVLPYYGYGRQDRKARAREPITAKLVANLLETAGATRVLTVDLHATQIQGFFDIPVDQLMGVPILSDYFSDKQLDDIVIVSPDHGGVVRARKMADRLKAPIAIIDKRRPKPNVSEVMNIVGNIEGKTCIIIDDIIDTAGTITLAANALVEYGAKEVYACCTHPVLSGPAIERIRNSKIKELVVTNTIALKEEQQIEKITSLSVAPLLAEAIIRVHENSSVSTLFD, encoded by the coding sequence ATGGCGAAGTATGGCGATCCAAGCTTAAAGGTGTTTACACTTAATTCAAACAAAGATCTTGCCCAGGAAATAACAGAGAATATCGGTGTTACACTCGGAAAAAATTCCGTTATGCGTTTTAGCGATGGAGAAGTTCAAATTAATATTGAAGAAAGCATTCGTGGGTGTGACATTTACCTGATTCAATCAACATCAGCTCCTGCAAATGAACATATTATGGAGCTATTAATTATGATTGATGCTCTTAAACGAGCTTCTGCTAAAACAATTAATATTGTTCTTCCGTATTACGGGTATGGACGTCAAGATCGTAAAGCGCGTGCACGTGAGCCGATTACAGCGAAATTAGTTGCAAATTTACTTGAAACAGCTGGCGCTACTCGTGTGCTAACTGTAGATTTACACGCAACTCAAATTCAAGGTTTCTTTGATATTCCGGTTGATCAGCTGATGGGTGTACCAATCTTGTCTGATTATTTTAGTGACAAGCAGCTTGATGATATTGTCATTGTATCTCCAGACCACGGTGGAGTTGTACGTGCTAGAAAAATGGCAGATCGCTTAAAAGCACCAATTGCAATCATCGACAAGAGACGACCAAAGCCGAACGTGTCTGAGGTTATGAACATTGTTGGTAACATTGAAGGAAAAACATGTATCATTATCGATGATATTATTGATACAGCTGGAACGATCACACTAGCAGCTAATGCGCTTGTTGAATATGGTGCGAAGGAAGTTTATGCGTGCTGTACACACCCTGTACTATCAGGACCTGCGATTGAGAGAATTCGCAACTCGAAAATTAAAGAGCTTGTTGTGACAAACACAATTGCCTTAAAAGAAGAGCAGCAAATTGAGAAAATTACATCGTTATCAGTTGCTCCATTACTTGCAGAAGCGATCATTCGTGTTCATGAAAATTCTTCTGTTAGTACTTTATTTGATTGA
- a CDS encoding 50S ribosomal protein L25/general stress protein Ctc: MTVLKAEKRTDMRGSGTRKVRNAGFVPAVLYGNKTEATPVSVESVDFLKTMREVGRNGLFSLEVSNGKKHQVMVQEVQTDPLKDTFVHIDFFEVDMKSEIDVEVPVRVEGEAAGVKEGGVLAQVKHEISVRCLPGDIPEEVVVDVSELGIGDGLTVADVKGSLSVEVTSEDEEAIVTVQPPTIEPDPDEEPEEDVSPDQVEATEERKDENKDGRVE, from the coding sequence ATGACAGTTTTAAAAGCAGAAAAACGTACAGACATGAGAGGATCAGGCACTAGAAAAGTCCGTAATGCAGGATTTGTACCTGCCGTATTATACGGAAATAAAACAGAAGCTACACCTGTATCAGTAGAAAGTGTAGATTTCTTAAAAACAATGCGTGAAGTTGGCCGTAATGGGCTATTCTCTCTTGAAGTAAGTAATGGGAAAAAGCATCAGGTGATGGTGCAGGAAGTTCAAACAGATCCATTAAAGGATACTTTCGTTCACATCGACTTCTTTGAAGTAGATATGAAGTCTGAAATAGATGTTGAGGTTCCTGTTCGTGTTGAAGGTGAAGCTGCGGGAGTGAAGGAAGGCGGAGTTCTTGCACAAGTGAAGCACGAAATCAGTGTAAGATGTCTTCCAGGCGATATTCCTGAAGAGGTTGTTGTAGATGTATCTGAACTAGGTATTGGCGATGGATTAACGGTTGCTGATGTGAAGGGTTCTCTTTCAGTTGAAGTAACAAGTGAAGATGAAGAAGCCATTGTAACGGTACAGCCACCAACCATTGAACCAGATCCAGACGAAGAACCAGAAGAAGATGTTTCTCCAGATCAGGTGGAGGCAACAGAAGAACGTAAGGATGAAAATAAAGACGGTCGAGTCGAATAA
- the pth gene encoding aminoacyl-tRNA hydrolase, which yields MKLVVGLGNPGAKYAGTRHNIGFDILDHTADDLGFSFDQSKFKGVYGTYLHKGEKILFLKPLTYMNLSGESVAPLMKYFQIPLEDVVVVYDDLDLPAGKIRLRQKGSAGGHNGIKSLISHLGTNEFNRIRVGIDRPQPGTQVVHYVLGGYRPEEKEAIQDSIVQSSKAIEAWFDKPFLEVMNAFN from the coding sequence ATGAAACTAGTAGTAGGACTTGGAAATCCAGGGGCTAAGTACGCAGGAACACGGCATAACATAGGGTTTGATATTCTTGATCATACGGCAGATGACTTAGGGTTTTCTTTTGATCAATCTAAATTTAAAGGGGTTTATGGTACATATCTTCATAAAGGAGAAAAGATTCTTTTCTTAAAACCGCTCACATATATGAATTTATCAGGTGAGTCTGTTGCACCATTAATGAAGTATTTTCAAATTCCGCTTGAAGATGTAGTTGTCGTGTATGATGACCTTGACCTGCCTGCAGGGAAAATTCGTCTGCGCCAAAAAGGCAGTGCAGGGGGACATAACGGGATCAAATCTCTCATTTCCCACTTAGGAACAAATGAATTCAATCGTATTCGAGTAGGGATCGATCGCCCGCAACCAGGAACACAGGTTGTTCACTATGTACTTGGTGGATATCGTCCGGAAGAAAAAGAAGCCATTCAAGATTCGATTGTTCAATCGTCAAAAGCGATCGAAGCTTGGTTTGATAAACCATTTCTTGAAGTAATGAATGCTTTTAACTAA
- a CDS encoding anti-sigma-F factor Fin: protein MDKLAIHYTCKHCESDMGSLSQTVETSDLGIDALDQSHREEVLTYDDNGDIHVRAICEHCHEALSRNPALYELDSFIQ, encoded by the coding sequence GTGGACAAGTTGGCTATACATTATACGTGCAAACACTGCGAATCAGATATGGGATCTCTGTCACAGACAGTTGAAACGAGTGATTTAGGGATTGATGCGTTAGATCAGAGTCACCGTGAGGAAGTATTGACATATGACGATAACGGTGATATACATGTGAGAGCAATATGTGAGCACTGTCATGAGGCGCTTTCGCGTAATCCAGCGCTTTATGAATTAGATTCATTTATCCAGTAA
- the mfd gene encoding transcription-repair coupling factor, with protein MLGLQSYFSQSQELKTVLESLEASMSEQLISGLSGSSRTLAMASLYRETKRSQLVITHNLFQAQKIHEDLVDLLGEEQVYLYPVNELISAEIAVASPEMKAQRLDLLNKLAEGFSGVVIAPLAGVRRMLTPKSVWQDSFYSFELGSDIGSIEQMLSKLIKMGYRRVDMVSAPGEMSVRGGIVDLYPLTESNPVRIELFDTDIDSIRTFSLDTQRSIENVENLKVGPATEIILSDQHFSQAASRLEEKLAITLKKVSAKTTRAQLDEKITADIDKLKQRTSFEGMYKYMSLYFDQPETLLDYMPEDTMCIVDELTRVKEMADNLQKEEANWSLSLIENGDLVHDVQMSIDVLPSIQKSPYPVVYLSLFLKHVPSTSPQNVVSISCKSMQNFHGQMQLLESEVKRWQKAGNAILFVAGTKDRADRLSLNLEEEGIDVHVVDRDTELTAGKIHIIQGQLHSGFELPSQKLVVLTEEEVFAKQTKRTTKRNQKLSNAERIKSYSELKVGDLVVHTNHGIGKYLGIETLEINGLHKDYLHLRYAADDKLYVPVDQIDQVQKYVGSEEKDPKIYALGGSDWKKVKRKVQSSVEDIADDLIKLYAEREASKGHAFSQDGHEQREFETSFQYSETEDQLRATEEIKKDMERIRPMDRLLCGDVGYGKTEVAIRAAFKAIMDGKQVAILVPTTILAQQHYETIVERFSDFPINIGVLSRFRSRKEQTETLKGVKAGSVDLVVGTHRLLSKDVVFKDLALLIVDEEQRFGVTHKEKIKHLKANIDVLTLTATPIPRTLHMSMLGVRDLSVIETPPENRFPVQTYVVEFNESLVREAIEREMARGGQVYFLYNRVEDIERMSERISMLVPDAKVSFAHGQMNERELESIMLDFLEGNSDVLVTTTIIETGVDIPNVNTLFIYNADKMGLSQLYQIRGRVGRSNRVAYAYFTYQRDKVLTEVAEKRLQAIKEFTELGSGFKIAMRDLTIRGAGNLLGAQQHGFIESVGFDLYSQMLKQAIEERKGETPKEPPFQMEMDINIDAYIPESYITDAKQKIEMYKRFKAIEQLQELQDLKDEMFDRFGEYPTEVSDLIRLTAIKLIGDAERIQKISENKDQLTILLTEETSEQMDGSKLFDVVNTLGREVSLGTEGKQIKVVIKTRKLTNEQVLDLVEKAVQAIPRSKKKKKSKTPAS; from the coding sequence ATGTTAGGATTGCAATCATATTTTAGTCAAAGTCAGGAGCTTAAGACCGTACTCGAAAGCTTAGAAGCATCAATGAGTGAGCAGCTGATCTCTGGTTTGAGTGGTTCATCAAGAACCTTGGCCATGGCTTCTTTGTATCGAGAAACAAAAAGAAGTCAACTGGTCATCACACATAACCTATTTCAAGCTCAAAAGATTCATGAAGACCTGGTAGACCTTTTGGGAGAAGAGCAGGTCTATTTATACCCAGTGAATGAACTGATTTCTGCTGAAATTGCCGTCGCAAGTCCCGAGATGAAAGCGCAGCGCCTTGACCTGTTGAATAAACTGGCTGAAGGCTTTTCTGGCGTGGTTATTGCTCCTTTAGCTGGAGTACGCAGAATGCTTACGCCAAAATCGGTTTGGCAGGACAGCTTCTATTCCTTTGAACTTGGGTCTGACATTGGATCCATTGAACAAATGTTAAGCAAGCTGATTAAAATGGGTTATCGTAGAGTGGATATGGTATCTGCACCAGGTGAGATGAGTGTTCGTGGTGGAATTGTTGATTTGTATCCGCTAACAGAATCCAACCCTGTTCGCATAGAATTATTTGATACAGATATTGATTCCATCCGTACATTTTCATTAGATACTCAGCGTTCAATTGAGAATGTAGAGAATCTAAAGGTTGGTCCTGCAACAGAGATTATTTTATCAGATCAACACTTTTCACAGGCAGCCAGCCGATTAGAAGAGAAGCTTGCCATCACGCTCAAGAAAGTTTCAGCAAAAACAACAAGAGCTCAGCTTGATGAAAAAATTACAGCTGATATAGATAAACTTAAACAGCGGACTAGCTTTGAAGGTATGTACAAGTATATGTCTCTGTACTTTGATCAGCCAGAAACTCTTTTAGATTATATGCCTGAGGACACGATGTGTATCGTGGATGAATTAACCAGAGTAAAGGAAATGGCCGATAACCTGCAAAAGGAAGAGGCGAACTGGAGTCTTTCACTAATTGAAAATGGAGACCTGGTACACGATGTGCAAATGTCGATTGATGTACTACCGTCGATTCAGAAATCTCCGTACCCAGTTGTTTATCTTTCCTTATTCTTAAAACATGTTCCATCTACCTCTCCTCAAAACGTGGTTAGTATTTCGTGCAAATCAATGCAAAACTTTCATGGGCAAATGCAGCTTCTTGAATCTGAAGTCAAGCGTTGGCAGAAGGCAGGTAATGCGATTCTTTTTGTCGCAGGGACAAAGGATCGGGCTGATCGCTTATCGCTGAATTTAGAAGAAGAGGGTATTGATGTTCATGTTGTAGACCGTGATACGGAGCTAACAGCAGGAAAGATTCACATTATCCAAGGACAGCTGCACTCTGGATTTGAATTACCTTCACAGAAGCTAGTCGTTCTTACAGAGGAAGAAGTCTTTGCTAAGCAGACTAAACGTACAACAAAACGGAATCAGAAGCTTTCCAATGCAGAACGAATTAAAAGCTATTCTGAACTGAAGGTAGGCGATCTTGTTGTTCATACAAATCACGGGATCGGAAAATATTTAGGAATTGAAACTCTTGAGATTAATGGTCTTCATAAGGATTATCTGCATCTGCGTTATGCAGCTGACGATAAGCTGTATGTTCCGGTTGATCAGATCGATCAGGTTCAGAAATATGTTGGATCTGAAGAGAAGGATCCAAAGATTTACGCATTAGGCGGAAGCGATTGGAAAAAGGTTAAACGGAAGGTACAATCTTCTGTTGAAGATATTGCAGATGACCTAATTAAGCTATACGCAGAACGAGAAGCAAGCAAAGGACATGCTTTTAGTCAGGATGGACATGAGCAACGTGAGTTCGAAACGTCCTTCCAGTACTCTGAGACAGAGGATCAGCTGCGTGCAACAGAAGAGATTAAGAAAGATATGGAGCGCATCCGTCCTATGGATCGTCTGTTATGTGGAGATGTTGGTTACGGGAAAACAGAAGTGGCGATTCGAGCTGCGTTCAAAGCAATCATGGATGGCAAGCAGGTGGCTATTCTTGTCCCGACAACAATTCTTGCTCAACAGCATTATGAAACTATTGTAGAGCGTTTCTCTGATTTCCCAATTAATATTGGAGTCTTAAGTCGTTTCCGCTCGCGCAAAGAGCAAACGGAAACGTTAAAAGGAGTCAAAGCAGGCTCCGTTGATCTCGTTGTGGGCACACATCGTCTCTTGTCTAAAGATGTGGTCTTCAAGGATCTTGCTCTACTCATTGTCGATGAAGAACAACGATTTGGTGTAACGCATAAAGAAAAGATTAAGCATCTGAAAGCGAATATTGATGTTCTCACACTAACTGCAACACCGATTCCTCGTACATTACATATGTCGATGCTGGGTGTACGCGACCTTTCTGTTATTGAAACACCACCAGAAAATCGTTTTCCTGTACAAACGTATGTGGTTGAGTTTAATGAATCGCTTGTCAGAGAAGCGATTGAACGTGAGATGGCCCGTGGAGGTCAGGTTTATTTCTTATATAACCGAGTCGAGGATATTGAGCGAATGTCTGAACGGATTTCAATGCTTGTTCCAGACGCAAAGGTGAGCTTTGCTCATGGGCAGATGAACGAACGAGAGCTCGAGTCCATTATGCTCGATTTTCTAGAAGGTAACAGTGATGTACTTGTGACCACAACGATCATTGAAACAGGTGTAGATATTCCAAACGTGAATACATTGTTCATATATAATGCGGATAAAATGGGACTATCTCAGCTTTATCAGATTCGTGGACGAGTGGGACGTTCTAACCGCGTCGCGTATGCGTACTTTACATACCAGCGTGATAAGGTGTTAACGGAAGTAGCTGAAAAACGCCTACAGGCTATTAAAGAATTTACCGAGCTTGGCTCTGGCTTTAAAATTGCCATGAGGGATTTAACAATCCGTGGAGCAGGAAATTTACTTGGAGCCCAGCAGCATGGATTTATCGAGTCAGTTGGTTTCGACCTCTACTCTCAAATGCTAAAACAAGCCATTGAAGAACGTAAAGGTGAAACACCTAAGGAGCCTCCGTTCCAGATGGAGATGGATATCAACATAGACGCTTATATTCCTGAATCGTATATTACAGATGCCAAACAAAAGATTGAAATGTATAAACGATTCAAAGCGATTGAACAGCTCCAGGAGCTTCAAGACTTAAAAGATGAAATGTTTGACCGCTTTGGCGAGTACCCAACCGAGGTAAGTGATTTAATTCGTCTAACAGCGATAAAATTAATTGGTGATGCAGAGCGAATTCAAAAAATTTCTGAGAACAAGGATCAGTTAACCATTCTGCTTACAGAAGAAACGTCAGAGCAAATGGATGGCAGTAAGTTGTTTGACGTGGTGAATACGCTTGGACGTGAAGTATCACTTGGTACAGAAGGCAAACAAATTAAAGTGGTCATTAAAACCAGGAAGCTTACGAATGAGCAAGTGCTTGATTTAGTGGAGAAGGCAGTTCAAGCCATTCCACGTTCAAAGAAAAAGAAAAAGTCAAAAACACCCGCTTCCTGA
- the spoVT gene encoding stage V sporulation protein T, with amino-acid sequence MKATGIVRRIDDLGRVVIPKEIRRTLRIREGDPLEIFVDRDGEVILKKYSPISELGDFAKEYAEALYGSLNHHILISDRDTFIAVSGAPKKEFANKAVGEVVESAMANRKTKVEANPGEYNLVSEHHDDYKGYVIAPIIANGDPIGTVVIFNKEQTLNGTLEQKMAETAASFLARQME; translated from the coding sequence ATGAAAGCAACTGGAATTGTAAGACGTATTGATGATTTGGGTAGAGTAGTTATTCCTAAAGAGATCAGAAGAACGCTTCGGATCCGTGAAGGGGACCCGCTTGAAATCTTTGTGGATCGTGACGGAGAAGTGATTCTTAAAAAATATTCACCAATCTCTGAGCTTGGTGATTTTGCTAAAGAGTATGCAGAAGCTCTTTATGGAAGCTTAAACCATCATATTTTAATTTCCGATCGCGATACGTTTATCGCTGTTTCAGGTGCACCGAAAAAAGAATTTGCAAATAAAGCAGTGGGCGAAGTCGTGGAGTCTGCGATGGCTAACCGTAAAACGAAGGTTGAGGCAAACCCCGGAGAATACAATCTGGTCAGTGAACATCACGATGATTATAAGGGCTATGTCATTGCTCCAATCATCGCAAATGGAGACCCGATTGGTACGGTTGTTATTTTTAATAAAGAACAAACGCTGAACGGGACGCTTGAGCAAAAAATGGCAGAAACAGCAGCAAGCTTCTTAGCTAGACAAATGGAGTAG